The Pseudosulfitobacter pseudonitzschiae genome includes a region encoding these proteins:
- a CDS encoding IS701 family transposase, producing MGTWRDDLEGWLAPFVAALGHKTRGRMCPAYVAGLIGPGDRKSVQPMAARDGVVSYDQLHHFIADGVWDSAPLEAALLAEADRLVGGDEAFLIIDDTCLPKKGDRSVGVAPQYASSLGKTANCQSLVSLTLASGEVPVMVGLRLFLPEAWTGDPDRMARARVPEDRQIALSKPEIAIAEIDRVRAAGVHFGCVLADAGYGSSGPFRHALSTRGLAWAVGLSRRQNVYPVDVGLIFPEAGRGRRRKYHLPDRAAVSAEQMLEGEKWRKLSWRQGTKGRLTCRFAATRVRIADGHKHRMADGRVQAMPGDEEVWLIGERRATGERKYYASNLPADTSLKALAAAVKARWICEQAHQQLKEELGLDHFEGRSWTGLHRHALMTMIAYAFLQSRRLKAAGREKKSPRTTPATDHASRQASHPRRIRETPTNTMPSL from the coding sequence ATGGGAACCTGGCGGGACGATCTGGAAGGTTGGCTGGCACCGTTTGTTGCGGCGCTCGGGCACAAGACGCGAGGGCGGATGTGTCCGGCCTATGTCGCGGGTCTGATCGGCCCGGGCGACCGCAAGAGCGTGCAGCCGATGGCGGCGCGGGACGGGGTGGTAAGCTATGACCAGCTGCATCATTTCATCGCCGACGGGGTCTGGGACAGTGCGCCGCTGGAGGCAGCACTTCTGGCCGAGGCCGACAGGCTGGTTGGCGGCGATGAGGCCTTTCTGATCATTGATGATACCTGCCTGCCGAAGAAGGGGGATCGCTCGGTCGGGGTTGCGCCGCAATATGCGTCCTCGCTGGGCAAGACTGCGAACTGCCAGTCCCTGGTCTCGTTGACGCTGGCCTCAGGGGAGGTTCCTGTGATGGTGGGGTTGCGGCTGTTTCTGCCCGAGGCTTGGACGGGCGATCCTGACCGCATGGCCCGCGCCCGTGTGCCGGAGGATCGGCAGATAGCCTTGAGCAAGCCGGAGATCGCCATCGCGGAGATCGACCGGGTGCGGGCCGCAGGCGTCCACTTCGGCTGCGTGCTGGCTGATGCGGGTTACGGATCGAGCGGGCCTTTCCGCCACGCGCTGAGCACACGAGGCCTCGCCTGGGCAGTCGGTCTGTCGCGGCGCCAGAACGTCTATCCGGTCGATGTCGGACTGATCTTTCCCGAGGCCGGGCGTGGGCGCCGCCGCAAATATCACCTGCCGGATCGCGCGGCCGTTTCCGCCGAACAGATGCTGGAAGGTGAAAAATGGAGGAAGCTCAGCTGGCGGCAGGGCACCAAAGGCAGGCTGACCTGCCGGTTCGCCGCAACCCGCGTCCGGATCGCCGATGGCCACAAACACCGTATGGCCGACGGTCGCGTGCAGGCCATGCCGGGAGATGAGGAGGTCTGGCTGATCGGTGAGCGTCGTGCGACCGGCGAGCGGAAATACTACGCCTCGAACCTGCCAGCCGACACCAGCCTCAAGGCGCTCGCCGCTGCCGTCAAGGCCCGATGGATTTGCGAACAGGCGCATCAGCAACTCAAGGAGGAGCTGGGCCTCGACCACTTCGAGGGCCGGTCCTGGACCGGCCTTCACCGACACGCTCTGATGACGATGATCGCCTACGCCTTCCTGCAATCCCGCCGCCTCAAGGCCGCGGGACGGGAAAAAAAGAGTCCCCGGACCACCCCCGCAACCGACCATGCCAGCCGTCAGGCAAGCCATCCTCGACGCATTCGCGAAACCCCCACCAATACGATGCCCTCACTGTGA